The following is a genomic window from Candidatus Paceibacterota bacterium.
GTTTCCCCTATTGTTTTATACTTTCCTATTTTATTCATTAAAACAAGCTGAGTGTGCCCCCCGCTTACTATAAGACAAAGAGCGGGAAAAATACTTTTTTCAAATTGCAATTTTTTTTCTTTCCTTCTAGGAATAAAATTGGACAAAATATGGGCCTCAATATGATTTACGGCAAAAAGAGGAATATCAAAATAAAAAGAAAGGGCCTTTGCAAAATTAAGTCCCGAAAAAAGACAAGGTTCAAGTCCCGGGCCGACAGTAATAGCAATCATATCTATTTTCGGTTTTTTGTATTTTTTTAAAAAATCTAAAAATTCTTTTAAAAGATCTTTTTCTCTATATAATATTTCTTTTATTTTTCCTTCTTTTTTAGAATCAAAACTATTTTCTCTTTCAAGAAGATTTGCTCTTGAAAGGGCTTTTTTTAGAACGATTATTAGATTTTTTTGGTGTTCCCTTTTTGCCAGTGCAGGATAAACGCCACCCCATTTTCTATGGATTTCTATTTGGGAAGAAACAATATTTGAAAGAATTTTTGAATTATCAAGTACCGCTATTCCCGTATCGTCGCAAGATGTTTCTATGGCAAGTATTTTCATAAAGAATAATTTTCTCTTCTTATTATTAAGATACTACACAAATTCTTGATTTTTTTCAATTTTTAAACTATCATATCTACCATAGACCCCATCGTCTAGTGGCCTAGGACATCAGGTTTTCATCCTGAAAACCGGGGTTCGATTCCCCGTGGGGTCGCCATGAATTATCTCAAAATAGGCACAGCCAAAGATTTGAAAGATAAAAAAGAGAGATTTCTTTTCAGATGCCTTGAAATTTTTCCGGGAGCGCTTTCCTGGGGAATTTTAATTGCCGCTATTGTTCTCTCTTCCAAAAAGCCCTTTTTTATTGCGGTCTTTATTATTTCTTTTGCTATTTTCTGGTTTTTTCGCTCTATTTATTTCTCTTTTCATCTCTGGAGCGGGTATAAAAAAATGGCAAAGCATGAAAAAACAAACTGGATAAGAAAAATATCGGCAATTAAAGAGTGGGAGGATATTTATCATCTCATAGTAATACCAATGTATAAGGAGCCTTTGGAAATTGTAAAAGAAAACTTTGAAGCCATTTGCAAGAGCGACTATCCCAAAGAAAAAATGATCGTCATTCTCGCTTGCGAAGAAGCGGCAAGAAACGAAGTTTTAAGTACGGCAATTGAGATTGAAAAAGAATTTTCTTCAAAATTTTTCAAATTTATGGTTTCTTGGCATCCTGAAAATATCCCCCATGAAATTCAAGGAAAAGGAGCCAATGAAACATGGGCTGCAAAAAAAGCAAAAAAAGAAATCATTGATCCTTTAAAAATTCCATATGGAAAAATAATATTTTCTTCTTTTGATGTTGACACTTGTATTTTTAAAAAATATTTCAGCTGTCTGACATTTCATTATTTAACGGCAGAAAAACCTACAAGGACAAGCTTTCAGCCAATCCCTCTTTTTATAAACAATATATGGCAAGCTCCGGCATTCTCAAGGCTTTTTTCTTTTTCTTCTACTTTTTGGCACACAATGAACCAGGAAAGGCCAGAAAAATTAATTACCTTTTCTTCCCATTCAATGAGCTTTAAGGCGCTTGTTGACATTGATTTTAAACAAACAAACGTAGTTTCCGACGATTCAAGGATTTTTTGGCAATGTTTTCTTAAATATGACGGAGATTATAGAACGGTTCCTCTTTATTACCCGATATCAATGGATGCCAATGTCGCAAAAAGTTTTTTCAGAACTTTGATAAACATATATAAACAGCAAAGAAGATGGGCTTACGGCTGCGGAGATATTGCCTACTTTCTTTTTGGATTCTTTAAAAACAAGAAAATACCTTTTTGGAAAAAAATATCTTTGTCTTTCGAAGTTATTGAAGGGCATATTTCTTGGGCAACGGCAAGCATTCTTATTTTTATCCTTGGATGGCTTCCTATTTTAATAGGAGGAATGGAATTTTCCCAAACGGTAATATCGTATAATCTTCCCAGAGTAATGGGGAGGGTTCTTGCGGTGGCAATGCTTGGTCTTATCAGTTCAAGTTATTTGAGCTTCATTCTTCTTCCTCCAAGACCGCCAAGTTTTGGAAGGTATAAATATGTTTTCTTTCTCTTTAGCTGGGTCCTCTTTCCTCCAACCATGCTTTTTTTCGCTTCTATTCCTTCCCTTGACGCACAAACAAGATGGATGCTTGGAAAATACATGGGTTTTTGGCCAACTGAAAAGGTTCGCAAAAAACAGTAATAATTATTCCAAGTGAATTTTTTCTCTTAATCTTTTAAGGCCCTCTCCAAGGTAAAAATTCTTTTTTAAAAACGGATCTTTTTGCAATGTTTTTTTAGCCGATTCTCTTGTTTTTTCTATAAAAGGTAGATTTTTTAAAGAGGACATTACTCTGTCTGGCATTCCCCACTGCCTGACTCCTATAAAATCTCCCGGGCCTCTCATTTCAAGATCTTTTTCGGCAAGTTCAAATCCGTTTTCAGAGCTTACTAAGGCCCTTAACCGTTCATATGTTTTTCTGTTTGAAGAATCCGTAAACAAAAAGCAGTATGACTGGAATTTTCCCCTTCCAACTCTTCCTCTGAATTGATGCAATTGAGAAAGTCCGAATCTTTCCGCTCCTTCTATTACCATAACCGTGGCATTTGGAATATCTATTCCAACCTCTATCACGGAAGTTGAAACAAGAATTTCCCCCTTGTTTCTTTTGAATTCGTCCATGATTTTTTCTTTTTCCTTTGTTTTCATTTTTCCGTGAAGCATTAAAATATTCAAATCAGGAAAAACCTCTTTTTTAAGCCGCCTGTATTCTTCTTTTACCGCTTTAATTTGAATATCTTCTTTTTCGCTTGCTTCTATCCTTGGACAAATTACAAAAACCTGCCTGCCCTTTTTAATTTCTTTTCTGATAAAATTATAATATTTCTTTCTTTCGTCAGGTTTTATCACTTCAGTTATTATTTTCTTTCTCCCTTTAGGAAGTTCGTCAATCAAAGAAAGATCAAGGTCTCCGTAAACAGTCAAGGCAAGCGTTCGAGGAATAGGAGTTGCCGTCATTGAAAGAAGATGGGGAATTGTTACTTCTCCCTTTTTTTTACAAAGTTTTGCTCTTTGTTTTACTCCAAAACGGTGCTGTTCATCTAAAACAACAAGGGCCAGCTTTCCGAATTTTACCTTGTCTTGAATTAAAGCATGAGTCCCTATTAAAATATCTATTCCCGTCTGAATCTTGCCTGTTTTTTCATTGGTTTTTCCAAGGGCCATTTCAAGAAGTTTTTTTCTTGATATTTCAATAACGCTGTTTTTCAGTTTTTTTGAATAAAATTTATCTTCTTTTCCAGTTAAAAGCCCTATATTCACATTGAAATTTTTAAGCAAATTGAAAATTTCTTTAAAATGCTGCTTAACCAGTATTTCGGTCGGAGCCATAAAAGCGACCTGATACCCCGCTTTTATCGCGTTTAAGGCGGCAATAGCTCCGACAACCGTTTTGCCGGAACCGACATCTCCTTGAAGAAGGCGGTTCATAGGCCTGTCTTTTTCCATATCTTTTAATATTCTCCATGAGCATTTTTTTTGAGCATTGGTAAGTTTAAAAGGAAGATTTTCAACAAAGGGCTTTACGTTGTTAAGATTTATAGGGAGAGAAATCGCTTTTTCTTTAGAAAGCTTGGCTCTTTCTCTTAAGACGAAAAG
Proteins encoded in this region:
- the recG gene encoding ATP-dependent DNA helicase RecG, translating into MLNIPIENIYRIGPSYKKRFKKLGIETINDLLFHFPSRYDDFSKIISISNVKSNEVCTIKGEVVKIGILKTWKKKMFITEALIKDKTGTIRAIWFSQPYLTKTLKEKDGIFLSGKVSGDKMLNPVYEKIGEKEAFHTGRLTPVYPETAGVSSKWIRSLISISLSKYKDKFFEILPEEVIKENNFLTRKESITQVHFPSSEVLAKKARERFAFEELFLIQLFVLRERAKLSKEKAISLPINLNNVKPFVENLPFKLTNAQKKCSWRILKDMEKDRPMNRLLQGDVGSGKTVVGAIAALNAIKAGYQVAFMAPTEILVKQHFKEIFNLLKNFNVNIGLLTGKEDKFYSKKLKNSVIEISRKKLLEMALGKTNEKTGKIQTGIDILIGTHALIQDKVKFGKLALVVLDEQHRFGVKQRAKLCKKKGEVTIPHLLSMTATPIPRTLALTVYGDLDLSLIDELPKGRKKIITEVIKPDERKKYYNFIRKEIKKGRQVFVICPRIEASEKEDIQIKAVKEEYRRLKKEVFPDLNILMLHGKMKTKEKEKIMDEFKRNKGEILVSTSVIEVGIDIPNATVMVIEGAERFGLSQLHQFRGRVGRGKFQSYCFLFTDSSNRKTYERLRALVSSENGFELAEKDLEMRGPGDFIGVRQWGMPDRVMSSLKNLPFIEKTRESAKKTLQKDPFLKKNFYLGEGLKRLREKIHLE
- a CDS encoding glycosyltransferase family 2 protein translates to MNYLKIGTAKDLKDKKERFLFRCLEIFPGALSWGILIAAIVLSSKKPFFIAVFIISFAIFWFFRSIYFSFHLWSGYKKMAKHEKTNWIRKISAIKEWEDIYHLIVIPMYKEPLEIVKENFEAICKSDYPKEKMIVILACEEAARNEVLSTAIEIEKEFSSKFFKFMVSWHPENIPHEIQGKGANETWAAKKAKKEIIDPLKIPYGKIIFSSFDVDTCIFKKYFSCLTFHYLTAEKPTRTSFQPIPLFINNIWQAPAFSRLFSFSSTFWHTMNQERPEKLITFSSHSMSFKALVDIDFKQTNVVSDDSRIFWQCFLKYDGDYRTVPLYYPISMDANVAKSFFRTLINIYKQQRRWAYGCGDIAYFLFGFFKNKKIPFWKKISLSFEVIEGHISWATASILIFILGWLPILIGGMEFSQTVISYNLPRVMGRVLAVAMLGLISSSYLSFILLPPRPPSFGRYKYVFFLFSWVLFPPTMLFFASIPSLDAQTRWMLGKYMGFWPTEKVRKKQ
- a CDS encoding tRNA (adenosine(37)-N6)-threonylcarbamoyltransferase complex transferase subunit TsaD; its protein translation is MKILAIETSCDDTGIAVLDNSKILSNIVSSQIEIHRKWGGVYPALAKREHQKNLIIVLKKALSRANLLERENSFDSKKEGKIKEILYREKDLLKEFLDFLKKYKKPKIDMIAITVGPGLEPCLFSGLNFAKALSFYFDIPLFAVNHIEAHILSNFIPRRKEKKLQFEKSIFPALCLIVSGGHTQLVLMNKIGKYKTIGETRDDAAGECFDKTARILGLSYPGGPSIAKEAAKKEKEKKFSICLPRPMINSKDYDFSFSGLKTAVLYKTKEDKKLINSDYKREMAREIQQAIIDVLIKKTLRAARDFKVKTIILGGGVSANNELRKQMKLKAKGFNFFVPEKRFTGDNGAMVGFAAFLKKEKGKDWKKAKVNANLKI